One window of the Streptomyces sp. B3I8 genome contains the following:
- a CDS encoding IS5 family transposase produces the protein MSERKPYPSDLSDEQWALIEPVITAWKDRHRSVSGHQGAYDMREIVNAILYQGRTGCQWAYLPHDLPPKSATYYYFAAWRDDGTDQVIHELLRCQVRERARRLEDPTLVVLDTQSVHAAAGVPAATTGHDPAKRVPGRKRGLAVDVLGLVIAVVVLAANTYDNAAGIVLLDRVAEHAGGTVRKALVDQGFKNQVVVHGAGLGIEVEIVERNPRDKGFVPQPKRWRVEQTYGILILHRRLVRDYEHRPSSSASRVYWAMTHVMTRRLTGANAPTWRVAQAVAV, from the coding sequence GTGAGTGAACGCAAGCCGTATCCGAGTGACTTATCGGACGAGCAGTGGGCTCTGATCGAGCCGGTGATCACGGCGTGGAAGGACCGGCACCGCTCGGTCAGCGGCCACCAGGGCGCCTACGACATGCGGGAGATCGTAAACGCGATCCTCTACCAGGGGCGGACTGGCTGCCAGTGGGCCTATCTCCCGCACGATCTGCCGCCGAAGAGTGCGACGTACTACTACTTCGCCGCGTGGCGGGACGACGGAACCGACCAGGTCATCCATGAACTCCTGCGCTGCCAGGTCCGTGAACGCGCCCGGCGATTAGAGGACCCGACCCTGGTGGTCCTGGACACCCAGAGTGTCCACGCGGCCGCCGGGGTACCCGCCGCCACGACGGGTCACGATCCGGCCAAGCGGGTGCCGGGGCGCAAGCGTGGCCTTGCCGTGGACGTGCTGGGCCTGGTGATCGCGGTCGTCGTCCTCGCCGCGAACACCTACGACAACGCCGCGGGCATCGTCCTGCTGGACCGGGTCGCCGAGCACGCCGGCGGAACCGTCCGCAAAGCCCTGGTCGACCAGGGCTTCAAGAACCAAGTCGTCGTGCACGGCGCCGGCCTGGGGATCGAGGTCGAGATCGTCGAACGCAACCCGCGGGACAAGGGGTTCGTGCCGCAGCCGAAGCGGTGGAGGGTCGAGCAGACCTACGGGATCCTGATACTGCACCGGCGCCTGGTCCGCGACTACGAGCACCGCCCGTCCTCCTCCGCCTCCCGCGTCTACTGGGCGATGACCCACGTCATGACCCGACGCCTCACCGGCGCGAACGCCCCCACCTGGCGCGTGGCGCAGGCGGTGGCAGTGTGA
- a CDS encoding nuclear transport factor 2 family protein encodes MSRDVEHLSQRHRSFVRCGTPADCERIIVDFIHRLDLGDPSSVAELFTPDGVWHWPFGDRHIEGREALRAYFASRSKDRLSRRLMANILVTVESEATARAVSYLTAYRVDGYSGWNDRAQAPANVGHYEDIFRKIDGAWFLASRTVFLPFGGGTERLPVADGSPA; translated from the coding sequence ATGAGTCGAGACGTCGAACACCTCTCTCAACGGCACAGGAGCTTCGTGCGTTGCGGGACGCCGGCCGACTGCGAGCGCATCATTGTGGACTTCATCCACCGCCTTGACCTCGGCGACCCAAGTTCGGTGGCCGAGCTGTTCACGCCCGATGGTGTCTGGCACTGGCCTTTCGGGGACCGGCACATTGAGGGGCGCGAGGCTCTGCGCGCCTACTTTGCCTCTCGCTCGAAGGACAGGCTGTCGCGCCGTCTGATGGCGAACATCCTGGTCACGGTGGAGTCCGAGGCGACAGCACGGGCCGTCTCGTATCTGACGGCATACCGGGTCGATGGCTACTCAGGGTGGAATGATCGCGCCCAGGCTCCGGCGAACGTCGGCCACTACGAGGACATCTTCCGGAAGATCGATGGCGCCTGGTTCCTCGCCAGCCGCACTGTCTTCCTCCCCTTCGGCGGCGGAACGGAACGGCTCCCCGTCGCGGATGGATCACCCGCCTGA